The Candidatus Methylomirabilota bacterium genomic interval ACGGCCGGATACGGGGTGCGTATCGCCCTCGAGAACCCGGCGGGCGCGGGGCAGGTGCTGGGCGCGCGGCCCGACGACCTGGGCGCGATCCTCCACGCGGTCCGGCAGCCCGACCGGCTGGTGTTTTGCCTGGACACCTGCCACCTGTTCGCCGCCGGCTACGACCTGCGCACGCCCGCGGGGCTGACGGCGACGCTCGGGGCTTTCGACGCGGCCATCGGCCTCGAGCGGGTGGTGGCCTTCCACCTGAACGACTCGAAGGCCGCGCTCGGCTCCGGGCTCGACCGCCACGAGCACATCGGCCGCGGGGCAATCGGGCTCGCCGCCTTCCGGTCGCTCCTCCGCCATCCGCGACTTGGCCGGCGCCCGATGGTGCTGGAGACTCCCAAGGAGGACGGCTGGGACCGGAAGAACCTGGCCGTGCTGCGACGGCTCCGCTCGACGCCGAGGCCGCCCGCCACCGCGCGGCGCTGACGCCCGCGGCCGCGGCGGCGGGCATCCGCGCCTTCGGCCGGGCGCGTGT includes:
- a CDS encoding deoxyribonuclease IV; the protein is MDNLGAHMSIAGGLPNALARGREVGCGVIQLFLKNQVQWAGRPLLGDEVAEFKRQRQATGIGTVFAHATYLINLATPDETEWRRAVSAFHDELERAERLGLPFVVIHPGSHKGAGRQPGLRRIARAIDDLHARTAGYGVRIALENPAGAGQVLGARPDDLGAILHAVRQPDRLVFCLDTCHLFAAGYDLRTPAGLTATLGAFDAAIGLERVVAFHLNDSKAALGSGLDRHEHIGRGAIGLAAFRSLLRHPRLGRRPMVLETPKEDGWDRKNLAVLRRLRSTPRPPATARR